Below is a genomic region from Fibrobacter sp..
TCACTTTTTTGGAAAAGTCCTTGCCATTTCCATGCAGAATCGCATTCACAAGCAGTTCCGTAAGGGTGATCTTCATTTTTCTGATACTGTCATCAGCATATCCGAATTTATCCATACCTGAAAGAATAACCGAAACAGCACGATCCATCTCTTCGTAATAGCTGATAGACTGAAGGTACACCGGATCACCATCGGCAAACCCCAGTTTATTTTTAATCAGATTCTTTCTTGACTGCGTCAGAACTTCCGCTACGACCGCAGTCACATCATCATCTACATTGGTCTTTGACCTGAATTTTTCATTGATAACAGTCAGCAGCTTCTCCGCCCTGCCATCCTTTAAAGACTCACAGGCAGTCTCCTCAAAAAGCATCTTCCCTTCCTGTAAATCATCGGAAAATACCCTGTAAAGCCCGTCAGTGAGGAGAACCAGGCAATCCCCCGCATTCAGATAAATACTCTGCTCATCAAAAAAACCGTTATCAAACACCCCGATAAATGTACCCTGTGATTTTAACTGAAGTACCTGATTTTCCTTTTTCCGGTACACAATCGGGCAGGCGTGCCCGGCATTGGAATAGGTCAGCTTGTTATCATGAAGGTCAAGATAGGCAACAAAGGCAGTAAGATAGAAATCGGCTGAAACATCTCTGATTATTTCACTGTTTACCCGCTCTATGACCGCCCGCGGAGAAAAACCATTACGGAGATGATTCGAAAAGCAGACTTTTGCAAGCGCGGAGATAAGTGCTGATGGTATCCCGAACCCTGTGACATCAAATATCACAAATGCCAGCACATCGTCTGAAAGCTTCACCACATCGAAAAGATCTCCCCCAATAGCTCCACAGGGGAGGTAAAGCGAATCAAGCTGCAGACCCTCCAGCACAGGAAGATTACGGGGAATCATCGCTGATTGGATCTTACGCGCTATCACCAGTTCTGCATCTCTGGTGTCTGAATCATCTCCCCTGGATGAAGTATTCATTGGTTTCATTTCGATGCTCTGTGATGAATCGGGGAGTATCATATTTTTTGTTCACTTCTCACTCAGATAAATCTATTTTGGTATTACAAATATACTACGTGTTATAAAAAAACCTGATAGCAGTTTCCCGAATTGCAATGATCAGGCTTTTCT
It encodes:
- a CDS encoding SpoIIE family protein phosphatase, whose amino-acid sequence is MKPMNTSSRGDDSDTRDAELVIARKIQSAMIPRNLPVLEGLQLDSLYLPCGAIGGDLFDVVKLSDDVLAFVIFDVTGFGIPSALISALAKVCFSNHLRNGFSPRAVIERVNSEIIRDVSADFYLTAFVAYLDLHDNKLTYSNAGHACPIVYRKKENQVLQLKSQGTFIGVFDNGFFDEQSIYLNAGDCLVLLTDGLYRVFSDDLQEGKMLFEETACESLKDGRAEKLLTVINEKFRSKTNVDDDVTAVVAEVLTQSRKNLIKNKLGFADGDPVYLQSISYYEEMDRAVSVILSGMDKFGYADDSIRKMKITLTELLVNAILHGNGKDFSKKVIMGHVIDKKKTVISILDEGEGFDPNSIPDPTLPENLVKDCGRGLFIVRHYVDKVEYNEKGNRVTITKFHSVA